A single genomic interval of bacterium harbors:
- the nth gene encoding endonuclease III, producing MKAILERLERDYPDARTALSFQDPLQLLVATVLSAQCTDERVNQVTARLFKSYKKAQDYAHADLGRLEEEIRPTGFFRQKAKTLKGIGQHLMDRFGGQVPRTLEELVSLPGVGRKTANLVLSEAYGVPGIVVDTHVQRLAGRIGLSDKRDPVGIEFDLMELAPQEDWARLCNLLIWHGRKTCLARKPRCPRCSIRELCDYPEKTKAL from the coding sequence GTGAAAGCCATCTTGGAGAGGCTGGAGCGAGATTACCCGGATGCGAGAACTGCCTTGAGCTTTCAAGACCCCCTTCAACTGCTTGTGGCCACCGTACTTTCTGCCCAGTGCACAGATGAGAGAGTCAACCAGGTCACGGCAAGACTCTTTAAGTCTTACAAGAAGGCCCAGGATTACGCCCACGCAGATCTGGGCAGGCTCGAGGAAGAGATAAGACCCACGGGGTTTTTCCGTCAGAAGGCCAAGACCTTGAAGGGAATAGGCCAGCACCTGATGGATAGGTTCGGGGGGCAGGTGCCTCGGACCCTGGAGGAATTGGTCAGCTTGCCTGGTGTGGGCAGAAAGACCGCCAACTTGGTTCTCTCAGAAGCCTACGGGGTCCCGGGCATAGTAGTAGATACCCATGTCCAGAGGCTGGCTGGCAGGATAGGGCTTAGCGACAAGCGTGATCCAGTGGGCATAGAATTCGACCTCATGGAACTGGCTCCCCAAGAGGATTGGGCCAGGCTTTGCAATCTTCTGATATGGCATGGAAGGAAAACATGCCTGGCCAGAAAACCCAGGTGCCCCAGATGCTCCATCAGGGAGCTTTGCGATTACCCTGAAAAAACAAAGGCACTTTGA
- a CDS encoding serine/threonine-protein kinase: MNKSPNYRILEKIGEGGMGVVYRAHDNRLNREVAIKVLRVDPSRRLPPEKVREIQARFYKEAQAAARLNHPNIVAIHQVGHSAGQPYIVMEYLKGKSLLEKMEEPLAMREVIRIAIQICDALDYAHAQGVIHRDVKPDNIMVMEDGRVKIADFGIARIEDADVGLTKAGVLLGSPAYCSPEQLKDFSNVDGRADLFSLGVILYQWLTGRLPFEGNSSPEIITRILSQDPALPRSINPEIPLSLEALMMRALAKDPSERIGSAKEFRTSLERILHLMSGAPAEVLGPTAPMEIPKTKKSRLPFIVTAILLLALGAYGLFTLSGEKGLLEQATTLRGGHMARILEVVGVEDSPAEKVKLLESYLRAMGREPDIVFLEVARGDRTVARFADKGRMAREGDIYVKGFPIKMEGGAEAVLLVGFSKAGYSERVARTRSWLFAGGGLLAVVLVGQILYSRRRLFWSISRRKGGRSGSKAPKTKSS; encoded by the coding sequence ATGAATAAGTCTCCCAATTACAGGATCCTGGAAAAGATAGGGGAGGGGGGCATGGGGGTCGTGTACAGGGCCCATGACAACAGGCTCAACCGTGAGGTGGCCATCAAGGTTCTGCGCGTGGATCCCTCCCGCAGGCTTCCGCCTGAGAAAGTGCGTGAGATCCAGGCTCGTTTTTACAAGGAGGCCCAGGCTGCGGCCAGGTTGAATCATCCCAACATAGTAGCCATCCATCAGGTGGGTCACAGCGCAGGACAGCCTTACATAGTTATGGAGTATCTCAAAGGCAAGAGCCTTCTGGAGAAGATGGAAGAGCCCCTTGCCATGAGGGAGGTTATCCGTATAGCCATCCAGATCTGCGATGCCCTGGATTACGCCCATGCCCAAGGAGTGATACATAGGGACGTGAAACCCGACAACATCATGGTGATGGAAGATGGCAGGGTCAAGATAGCGGATTTCGGCATAGCCAGGATAGAGGATGCCGACGTGGGGCTTACCAAGGCTGGAGTGTTGTTGGGCTCTCCAGCCTATTGCTCACCGGAGCAGCTAAAGGATTTCAGCAATGTGGACGGAAGGGCGGATCTTTTCTCGCTGGGGGTGATCCTGTACCAGTGGCTCACCGGAAGACTACCGTTTGAAGGCAACTCCTCTCCTGAGATCATAACCAGAATCTTGAGTCAGGATCCGGCCTTGCCCAGATCCATAAACCCGGAGATACCCCTTTCGCTGGAGGCCCTCATGATGAGGGCCTTGGCCAAAGATCCTTCGGAAAGAATAGGCTCTGCCAAGGAGTTCCGTACAAGCCTGGAGAGGATTCTACATCTGATGAGCGGGGCTCCAGCCGAAGTGCTTGGTCCCACTGCCCCCATGGAGATCCCTAAGACTAAGAAGAGCCGCCTTCCTTTTATTGTCACAGCCATCCTCCTGCTGGCGCTGGGGGCTTATGGCCTTTTTACCCTGAGCGGAGAGAAGGGTCTTTTGGAGCAGGCCACCACCCTGAGGGGGGGGCACATGGCCCGGATCTTGGAGGTGGTGGGTGTGGAAGACTCCCCGGCTGAGAAGGTGAAACTGCTGGAAAGCTATTTGAGGGCCATGGGGAGGGAACCGGACATAGTTTTTCTGGAGGTGGCCAGGGGAGATCGTACGGTGGCCAGGTTTGCGGACAAGGGGCGTATGGCCAGGGAAGGGGACATCTATGTGAAAGGTTTTCCGATAAAAATGGAAGGTGGGGCTGAGGCCGTTTTGCTGGTGGGTTTCTCCAAGGCGGGCTACAGCGAGAGGGTGGCTCGGACCAGAAGCTGGCTTTTTGCAGGTGGGGGGCTTTTGGCAGTCGTGCTGGTGGGCCAAATCCTTTATTCCAGAAGAAGATTGTTTTGGAGCATCTCCAGAAGAAAAGGAGGCAGGAGTGGCTCAAAAGCTCCCAAGACAAAAAGCTCATAA
- a CDS encoding ornithine cyclodeaminase family protein codes for MSQQLLYLSRMDVERVSLPMREIIDALESAFMEKARGLTEAPPKPGIHPRPESFLHAMPACVPSRKAAGIKWVAGYPSNPSRGLPYISGLLILNDPDTGLPLGVMDCTWITAKRTGAASALAARYLARPDSRVMGICGCGVQGRSHLEAFVEVLPDMEDVLLYDVNPRAVEVFLEEMEPRFPRLGFHRARNPQEVAREADVLVTAALILKEATPTILGGWLKKGSFASAVDFDCYWSREALEEMDLIVTDDHQQLAYYKSLGYFPRLPLAHAELAELVAGSRRGRMDPAEKTMAVFLGLAIEDMVTGLAILQRAREMGIGTQLPL; via the coding sequence GTGAGCCAACAACTCCTTTACCTTTCCCGAATGGATGTGGAGCGGGTTTCGCTTCCCATGCGGGAGATCATAGATGCCCTGGAGTCGGCTTTTATGGAGAAGGCAAGGGGTTTGACCGAGGCCCCTCCCAAACCCGGGATACACCCTAGGCCTGAGAGTTTTCTTCATGCCATGCCGGCGTGCGTACCTTCGCGCAAGGCAGCCGGTATAAAGTGGGTTGCGGGGTATCCTTCCAATCCTTCCCGAGGGCTTCCCTATATAAGCGGGCTCCTGATCCTCAACGACCCTGACACTGGGCTTCCCCTAGGAGTCATGGACTGCACTTGGATCACTGCCAAGAGAACCGGGGCTGCCTCAGCCCTGGCCGCCCGTTATCTGGCCAGGCCTGACTCCAGGGTCATGGGTATATGCGGTTGTGGGGTTCAGGGCAGAAGTCACCTGGAGGCCTTTGTGGAGGTGCTTCCGGACATGGAAGATGTGCTCCTGTACGATGTGAACCCCAGGGCCGTAGAAGTTTTCTTGGAAGAGATGGAGCCCAGGTTCCCCCGCCTGGGTTTTCACCGAGCCCGAAACCCGCAGGAGGTGGCCAGAGAGGCGGATGTTTTGGTGACTGCTGCCTTGATCCTGAAAGAGGCCACGCCCACCATACTGGGAGGATGGCTCAAAAAGGGCAGCTTTGCCTCGGCAGTGGATTTTGATTGTTACTGGAGCCGGGAGGCTCTGGAGGAAATGGATCTTATAGTCACGGATGACCACCAGCAGTTAGCTTATTATAAATCTTTGGGGTATTTCCCCAGGTTGCCTCTGGCCCACGCCGAACTGGCCGAGCTGGTAGCAGGGTCCCGCAGGGGCAGAATGGACCCGGCAGAGAAAACCATGGCGGTTTTCCTGGGCCTGGCCATAGAAGACATGGTAACTGGGCTGGCCATATTACAAAGGGCCAGGGAGATGGGCATCGGCACACAGCTGCCCCTGTAG
- the mfd gene encoding transcription-repair coupling factor encodes MLHSIQEATKTRLGIRLEGLRGACGPFLVSRLAARVSQPLVVIVQSSSRADLWHRDLRFLCKADTRVELFPSWEVLPFDENSPYLRIQCARLQILRRFLMGEPPQVLVVPLDAWILRTPPRKWLESQSLFLTPGQNMPMEKLAATLESWGYHRVGLVEEVGDYSIRGGILDCFVPEAEEPVRMDFLGDQIESIRAFSPDTQRSTKRMNWVELSPVREMPWSKADREAALRRIEPLLPQRAQAGLTPVLEALSEGIVFPGMEFLLPFFHKSLDALWDYLPQEAVLVLEEPEELQEELARSWQRVLARSTQGDLPLCGLLEPQKLYVPPQEACMAWESRPVVLLESLVKETQPQDKRSSVRVSCSGHEGLRAELAGMAAGSEPLGALAKTFQRWVREGLHVHWIIRSPGQAQRLREHMASSGIPCRMDLPQGEWPSGPARLWIRVGELSKGFSSADLGLVLLTEDEVFGPTRVLAAHRKARKPVSLTHLEDLREGDLVVHADHGIGIYRGLKTLEAGSVKGDFLHLEYLGGDGLYVPVERFQSVHKYIGNEGILPRLDRLGGQGWESRKRKVQKAVERMAKELLELYAAREVTPGHAFSPPDSLYEEFSRGFSYQETPDQLRAIEEVMADMSSSRPMDRIVCGDVGFGKTEVAMRAAFRAVMDGKQVAYLVPTTLLAEQQYHAFLERFRGYPVIIEVLSRFRTPTQQRSVVERSAQGKVDILIGTHRLLQKDVRFKDLGLLILDEEHRFGVAHKEKLKKLRKDVDVLTLTATPIPRTLHMALVGIRDLSIIETPPPERLSIRTVVAPFDEKVIRESVERELARGGQVFFVHNRVQGMDHIVNTLKQWLPQVSLGVAHGQMPERELARVMERFHARQIQMLVCTTIIEAGLDIPTANTILINDAHKLGLAEMHQIRGRVGRSGHQAYAYLLLPRQGSSAMTQEALQRLQSLQEYSELGAGFRIATRDLEIRGAGTLLGPSQSGHIEAVGFELYTQLMQRAVASLKGEPVQAQVEPEVQLPLAARIPDSYVPDPHQRLALYRKLTRCEGDDELRALGEELEDRYGPLPQEAVNLLQLRGLRNLLVVLGIKKLGLHDGKMRVSFHPSTPVSPQRIVELVQSRKGAGMTLLGEDTVELPLDKGFVDQPLALAARERLKQLFLDASMAA; translated from the coding sequence TTGCTTCATTCAATCCAGGAAGCTACCAAGACCCGCTTAGGGATAAGGTTAGAGGGCTTGAGAGGGGCCTGCGGGCCTTTTTTGGTGTCGCGCCTGGCAGCCAGGGTTTCCCAGCCCCTGGTGGTCATAGTGCAAAGTTCCTCCAGGGCGGATCTCTGGCACAGGGACCTGCGTTTCCTATGCAAGGCGGACACAAGGGTGGAGCTTTTCCCTTCCTGGGAGGTCCTGCCCTTTGATGAGAATTCACCCTACTTGCGGATCCAGTGCGCCAGGCTTCAAATCCTAAGAAGATTCCTCATGGGAGAGCCTCCCCAGGTGCTCGTGGTCCCCTTGGACGCCTGGATCTTGAGAACCCCTCCCAGAAAATGGCTGGAAAGCCAGAGCCTTTTTCTCACTCCAGGTCAGAACATGCCCATGGAAAAGCTGGCGGCAACCCTGGAGTCCTGGGGCTACCATAGAGTGGGCCTGGTGGAGGAGGTAGGGGATTACAGCATAAGGGGAGGCATATTGGACTGCTTTGTTCCCGAGGCAGAGGAACCGGTACGCATGGATTTCCTGGGCGACCAGATAGAATCCATTCGCGCCTTTTCCCCCGACACCCAACGTTCCACAAAGCGCATGAACTGGGTGGAACTCTCTCCTGTGAGGGAGATGCCCTGGTCCAAGGCAGATAGAGAAGCGGCCTTGAGGAGAATAGAGCCTCTTTTGCCTCAAAGGGCTCAAGCAGGACTCACCCCGGTTCTGGAGGCCCTGTCAGAGGGCATTGTTTTCCCGGGGATGGAGTTTTTGTTGCCCTTTTTCCACAAGAGCCTGGATGCACTATGGGATTACCTGCCCCAAGAGGCCGTCTTGGTGTTGGAAGAGCCTGAAGAATTGCAAGAGGAACTGGCCAGGTCCTGGCAGAGGGTTCTGGCTAGAAGCACTCAAGGGGATCTTCCTCTGTGCGGTCTCCTGGAGCCTCAAAAACTATATGTGCCGCCTCAGGAAGCATGCATGGCATGGGAGTCCAGACCGGTTGTTCTCCTGGAATCTCTGGTAAAAGAAACACAGCCTCAAGACAAGAGGTCCTCTGTACGGGTTAGCTGCTCTGGCCATGAGGGGCTCAGGGCAGAGTTGGCCGGCATGGCGGCAGGTTCAGAGCCTTTGGGCGCATTGGCCAAGACGTTCCAGAGATGGGTGAGGGAAGGTTTGCATGTCCATTGGATCATTCGTTCCCCAGGGCAGGCCCAGAGGTTGAGGGAGCACATGGCCTCCTCAGGCATCCCATGCCGGATGGATCTGCCCCAGGGAGAGTGGCCCTCTGGGCCTGCCAGGCTTTGGATTCGAGTGGGCGAACTCTCCAAGGGGTTTTCCTCAGCGGACTTGGGACTGGTCCTTCTGACCGAGGATGAGGTTTTCGGACCCACAAGGGTTTTGGCTGCCCATCGTAAGGCCCGAAAGCCTGTTTCCTTGACTCACCTGGAGGACCTCAGGGAAGGGGATCTGGTTGTGCATGCCGACCACGGCATAGGGATTTACAGGGGGCTCAAGACCCTGGAGGCTGGCTCTGTCAAGGGTGACTTCCTGCATCTGGAATACCTTGGGGGAGACGGGCTTTATGTGCCTGTGGAACGCTTCCAGAGCGTTCACAAGTACATCGGCAATGAAGGAATACTGCCCAGGCTGGATCGGTTGGGGGGGCAGGGCTGGGAAAGCCGCAAGAGGAAGGTTCAGAAGGCCGTGGAAAGAATGGCCAAAGAGCTCTTGGAGCTTTATGCAGCCAGGGAGGTGACCCCAGGGCATGCCTTCTCACCCCCGGACTCCCTTTACGAGGAATTCTCCAGGGGCTTTTCTTACCAGGAGACGCCTGACCAGCTCAGGGCCATCGAAGAGGTCATGGCTGATATGAGCAGCTCCAGGCCCATGGACAGGATTGTTTGCGGGGATGTGGGCTTTGGAAAGACGGAGGTGGCCATGAGGGCCGCCTTCAGGGCTGTGATGGACGGCAAACAGGTGGCTTATCTTGTGCCCACCACTTTACTGGCCGAACAGCAGTACCACGCCTTTCTGGAAAGATTCAGGGGCTACCCTGTGATCATAGAGGTTCTGAGCAGATTCAGGACTCCCACCCAGCAGCGTTCAGTGGTGGAGCGCAGCGCCCAAGGAAAGGTGGACATCCTCATAGGAACCCACAGGCTCTTGCAGAAAGATGTTAGGTTCAAGGATCTTGGACTTCTCATTTTGGACGAGGAGCACCGCTTCGGCGTGGCCCACAAGGAGAAGCTCAAGAAGCTCAGAAAAGATGTGGACGTGCTCACCCTTACTGCCACTCCCATTCCCCGCACCCTGCACATGGCCCTGGTGGGTATCAGGGACCTAAGCATAATAGAAACACCTCCTCCGGAGCGCCTCTCGATTCGCACCGTGGTGGCTCCCTTTGATGAAAAGGTGATCAGGGAATCCGTGGAAAGGGAGCTGGCCAGGGGAGGACAGGTTTTCTTCGTGCACAATAGGGTCCAGGGCATGGATCACATCGTGAACACCCTGAAACAGTGGCTTCCTCAAGTGAGTCTCGGGGTGGCCCACGGCCAGATGCCCGAGAGGGAATTGGCCCGGGTCATGGAGAGGTTTCACGCCCGGCAGATCCAGATGCTCGTTTGTACAACTATCATAGAGGCCGGCCTGGACATCCCCACCGCCAACACCATCCTCATCAATGATGCTCACAAGCTGGGGCTGGCCGAAATGCACCAGATCCGAGGAAGAGTAGGCCGTTCAGGACATCAGGCTTACGCCTATCTGCTGCTCCCCAGGCAAGGTTCATCGGCTATGACCCAGGAGGCCCTTCAGAGGCTCCAAAGCCTTCAAGAATACAGCGAGCTGGGAGCCGGTTTCCGCATCGCCACCCGAGACCTGGAGATAAGGGGGGCGGGCACCCTGCTGGGACCTTCTCAATCAGGGCACATAGAGGCAGTGGGCTTTGAGCTTTACACCCAGCTCATGCAAAGGGCTGTGGCCTCCTTAAAAGGCGAGCCAGTTCAGGCCCAGGTGGAGCCTGAGGTGCAGCTTCCCCTGGCAGCCAGGATACCGGATTCTTATGTGCCTGACCCGCACCAGAGGCTTGCCCTTTATAGAAAGCTCACGAGGTGTGAGGGAGATGATGAGCTTAGGGCCCTGGGAGAGGAACTGGAAGACCGCTACGGCCCCCTGCCTCAGGAAGCCGTCAACTTGCTTCAACTAAGAGGGCTCAGAAATCTGCTTGTTGTGCTCGGGATCAAAAAACTGGGGCTCCATGACGGAAAGATGCGGGTTTCTTTCCACCCCTCCACTCCTGTGTCCCCTCAGAGGATAGTGGAGCTTGTCCAGAGCCGAAAAGGGGCCGGAATGACTCTTCTGGGAGAAGACACGGTGGAGCTGCCCTTGGACAAGGGCTTTGTGGATCAGCCTTTGGCCCTGGCTGCGCGGGAAAGATTGAAACAACTCTTTCTGGATGCTAGCATGGCAGCTTGA
- a CDS encoding peptidylprolyl isomerase produces the protein MGINSRMLLVLALTGLLAGCGSKAKEAKETQEKLARWEKEHQNQITKQEKAPSSPTQAGQRAEGIVARVNNEVIFYSDLEFMGREIFERIRQQTPPERVERELQEARRALLERIIDRTLLEQEAERLKVKIMDEEVEASLQNMLKNRGATKEELYVDLARQKMSPERFREKLRRELMVARMLDLLVRAHIHVTDKECQEFYEANYKNLTPSAQPVGDAVRLQQIILLVKGSSEKEKEEKKKLLEEIRKRVLKGEDFGKLARQYTQGPNPEGGGDCGFFRPGDLLPELDRVAFSLKPGEVSQVVETHVGYHLLRVMGREEASSKLPDAVKAEIRAKLEEKQFQEEVRKLVESLRKNAFIDIRL, from the coding sequence ATGGGTATCAATTCCAGGATGTTGCTTGTCTTGGCTTTGACCGGTCTGTTGGCAGGCTGCGGTTCCAAAGCCAAGGAGGCCAAAGAAACTCAGGAAAAACTGGCCCGATGGGAAAAGGAGCATCAAAACCAGATCACCAAGCAGGAAAAAGCTCCCAGCAGTCCAACCCAGGCCGGGCAGCGTGCCGAAGGCATAGTGGCTAGGGTCAACAACGAGGTGATCTTCTACTCGGATCTGGAGTTCATGGGTAGGGAAATTTTTGAGAGGATTAGGCAGCAGACCCCACCCGAGCGGGTAGAAAGAGAGCTCCAGGAGGCCAGAAGGGCTCTTCTGGAACGGATAATTGACAGGACTCTCCTGGAGCAGGAAGCCGAACGCCTGAAGGTCAAGATCATGGACGAGGAGGTGGAAGCCTCTTTACAGAACATGCTCAAGAACCGTGGGGCCACCAAAGAAGAACTGTATGTGGACCTTGCCAGGCAGAAGATGTCTCCCGAACGCTTCAGGGAAAAGCTTCGAAGGGAGCTTATGGTGGCCAGGATGTTGGATTTGCTGGTTCGCGCTCACATTCACGTGACTGACAAGGAATGCCAGGAATTCTACGAGGCCAATTACAAGAATCTCACTCCTTCGGCTCAGCCCGTGGGGGATGCAGTGCGGCTGCAGCAGATAATCCTTCTGGTCAAAGGCAGTTCTGAAAAGGAGAAAGAGGAAAAGAAAAAGCTCTTGGAGGAAATAAGAAAGAGGGTGCTCAAGGGAGAGGATTTCGGCAAGCTTGCCAGGCAATACACCCAGGGACCCAATCCCGAAGGTGGGGGTGACTGTGGCTTTTTTAGGCCCGGGGATCTGCTGCCGGAGCTGGATCGAGTGGCCTTCAGTCTTAAGCCAGGGGAAGTCAGCCAGGTGGTGGAAACCCATGTGGGCTATCACCTCCTGAGGGTGATGGGCCGGGAGGAGGCATCCAGCAAGCTGCCCGATGCCGTAAAGGCAGAAATAAGGGCCAAGCTGGAAGAAAAACAGTTTCAGGAAGAAGTACGCAAGCTGGTGGAGTCTTTAAGAAAAAACGCTTTCATAGACATACGATTGTGA
- the pdxA gene encoding 4-hydroxythreonine-4-phosphate dehydrogenase PdxA: MGSWKLSHQDNPLGGDDLVKSLGTSSRTMSDLPVIAITMGDPAGVGPEVILKALARPEPWEVCNPLVVGDPLTLQRVSSLLGIRIPIKVVDVFPQGSTSPVVSVIKATQEDLAHIQWGKVDPRCGRAQVDFLQKALNMALAGEVQAMVTAPIHKVGLKLAGVAFPGHTEMLAQWTNTRKFAMMLAGKFLRVVLVTIHCSLKEALERLSMEGIKEVALLAHRALRDWFGIKKPRLAISGLNPHAGDQGLFGDEEERIITPAVRILKHEGLHVTGPVSPDAVFCMAADGVFDVVVAMYHDQGLIPLKLLERHGAVNLTLGLPIIRTSVDHGTAYDIAGTGKASEQSLLEALMLAARLACHAGLNKSENASQTDSGKGSLPA; the protein is encoded by the coding sequence ATGGGGAGCTGGAAGCTAAGCCACCAAGATAACCCATTGGGGGGGGATGATCTGGTTAAATCTCTTGGGACCTCTAGCCGCACCATGAGTGATCTACCGGTCATAGCCATAACCATGGGGGATCCTGCGGGTGTGGGCCCGGAAGTGATACTCAAGGCTTTGGCCAGGCCTGAACCCTGGGAAGTGTGCAATCCCCTGGTGGTGGGAGATCCTCTTACCCTGCAACGCGTCAGCAGCCTCCTGGGCATTAGGATCCCCATAAAGGTTGTTGATGTGTTTCCCCAAGGCTCCACATCTCCAGTGGTGAGCGTCATCAAGGCCACCCAGGAGGATCTGGCCCACATCCAGTGGGGGAAGGTGGATCCCCGTTGCGGCAGGGCTCAGGTGGATTTCTTGCAAAAAGCTTTAAACATGGCCCTGGCAGGTGAGGTCCAGGCCATGGTCACTGCCCCCATCCACAAGGTGGGGCTTAAGCTGGCTGGGGTGGCGTTCCCCGGGCACACCGAGATGCTGGCTCAATGGACCAATACCCGAAAATTCGCCATGATGCTGGCCGGAAAGTTCCTCAGGGTGGTTCTTGTCACCATCCACTGTTCCCTGAAAGAGGCCTTGGAACGTCTGTCCATGGAGGGAATAAAGGAGGTAGCTCTCCTTGCCCACCGGGCCTTGAGGGATTGGTTTGGTATAAAAAAGCCCAGGCTCGCCATATCGGGCCTCAATCCCCATGCCGGGGACCAAGGCCTTTTCGGCGACGAAGAGGAGCGCATCATCACCCCTGCGGTTAGGATTTTGAAACACGAGGGCCTCCACGTGACAGGGCCTGTCTCCCCTGACGCAGTTTTCTGCATGGCCGCAGACGGGGTTTTTGATGTGGTTGTGGCCATGTATCACGATCAGGGTCTGATACCCCTGAAGCTTTTGGAAAGGCATGGGGCAGTGAATCTGACCCTTGGGCTACCCATCATAAGGACCTCAGTGGACCATGGCACAGCCTACGACATAGCAGGCACCGGCAAGGCCTCAGAGCAAAGTCTGTTGGAGGCCTTGATGCTGGCCGCCAGGCTGGCCTGCCATGCTGGGCTCAACAAGAGCGAAAATGCTAGCCAAACAGATTCTGGTAAGGGGAGCCTCCCAGCATAA